GGAAGCTCAGTCCCCATGGTGTCTGCCCATCGATTCCGCGGCTCAGATTGGAGCGGGTATCTCCCGACCCCACTTCTGGATCATAACCCGAGTACTTGGTAAAGGTCAGCAGATTTTTTGCACCGACATAAAACCGCAATCGGTCGATCTTCCAGCGTTCAAGCCTCGGGCTAGAAAAGCTGTAGCCAATGTTGACGACTTTGAGTCGCAGATAAGAACCATCCTCCACAAACCTATTGGACGCCCTTAAATTCTGATTGGGATCGCCGAGTACAGCACGTGGAATATTGGTATCTGTATTTTTTGGATAGACGGTCGTTTCACCGGATACCGGATTTTTGAAGACAAGTTCTTCTGCGCGGTAGCGATCCAGCGTTGAGGCAAAATTATTGTAGTAATGGTACATTCCCTCGCCCCAATAGCGGCTATTGTTGTAGATGTCGTTTCCTTTGCTTCCCTGCCACATCATCGACAGATCAAAGATCCCAATAGCACTGTTGTAGTTGACATCAGCATTGAAACCGTAGCTAAAATCAGGTATTGGGCTTCCCAAAAAGTCCTTATCCTGATCATTTAAGACCTTGTCTCCATTTCGGTCGTTGAATCGCACATCGCCCAGTGCTGCATGGGGTGCAAAAGCTTTATCGGCATCCAATTGCGTCTGACTGGTGTATAGACCGTTGGTTGTATAGCCCCAAAATTCCCCTATCGAACGGCCAACGGCTGTCCTTGTGACATTTTCTCCCCCAGGCGAAATACTTCCCCATAGAATTTCATTATTGTTACCCAGGCTCAGGACGCGGTTTTTCACAAAAGAAATATTGGCACCGATATGATAGCTAAAATTGCCTAGTCTATCTTTATACGATGCCAAGATATCCCAGCCCCGATTGCGTATGCTTCCGGCATTCAGCACGGGAAAGTTGTTGACATACCCGGCGGTGAACGAAATGGGTACATTGATCAGCATGTCCTCAGTCTTTTTATTATAGTAATCGACAGTCAGAGCCAATTTATGATCAAAGAGTTCCAGATCGATACCAAGATCAGTTGAGTATTGACTTTCCCATTTTACATTCGGATTGGAGGGTGTCTGCGGCAGGGCACCTGTGACCATCACATTGTTTAGATAATACCAGACATGGTCGAAACTAACCGTCCGTTGATATTGATATTGTGCGATATCCGAATTACCTAGAAGTCCATAACTACCACGGAGCTTCAATTCGCTGATTGCAGGAAATGCTTTCATAAATGATTCCTGACTGATCCGCCATCCTGCCGATACCGAAGGAAAATTTCCATAGCGGTATTGATTACTGAAGTTGGCCGATCCATCTCGCCGCATGTTAAATGTCAAGAGATAACGATTGTCATAATTATAGTTGACACGGCCCAGCATGGAATACATAGCCGACTGTCCCACGCCTGATCCCACAAGACGGGAACTCGCTAAGGAAGCCGAATTGAGTATCAAAACATCTGGACTTGGCAAACCACGGGCACCGGCATTGACAGCATTGTACCTGGATTCTTCGGAAGTGATCCCTGCCAAAGCCGAAATCGCATGTTTACCAAAATTATTTTCATAAGTCAGCGTATTTTCAAATAGCCAGCGGTTATTCTGACTGCTAGAAATATTGAGTTCATCAGGACTATGGTTCTGATATTGACCAACAGAGTAGTTACCTATATAGCCTTCATTCCGTACGCGGCTAAGATCTACCCCCATATTAAATTTATAAACCAGCCCTTTTATGATCTCATAGGTAGCCCAGGCATTGCCGTTTACCGAAAAATTGTCATTGACATTTTTGTTGAGGTACGCATTTGCCAAAGCACTCTGCACATCAGTTCCGTTGCCGGCACCAGCAAAGCCAGTGCTGCTGTTGGCATCATATAACGGTAATGTGGAGGACCACTTTTGCGCATCGATGATATTTTTGTCGCTCCAGTTGCGGCGGGTATAGCCTAAGGAAAGTGTTTCGCCTATCTTAAGTTTTCCTTTGGTAAAATCAGAGATAAATTGGGCTCCATAATGCTTGTTCTTATCCTGAATAATAATGGATTTATCTGTTGCATAAATACCGCTCAGCCGAAAATTGGCATTTTGAGAACCACCGGAGACCGAGAGATTATGCCTTTGATAATTGCCCGTTTGTAACAGTTCATCCATCATATTATACCCTTGCCCAATGGCTGACGGTTTAGACAGCGCGGCCAGATAGTCTTTGCGCGAAGGATCTTTATTGTACATTTCCTCATTAATCAATTCGGCCAGTTGCTGTCCGTTCAGCAGGGGTACATTATGGGAAATATTTTTGATGCCGGCGAAAGCATTGTAATCGAGCTTCACATCCCCGGCTTTACCGCGTTTTGTGGTGACCAAAATAACACCATTGGCACCCCGGGCACCATAAATAGCACTTGATGCAGCATCTTTCAACACCTGAATGCTAGCGATATTATTTTCGTCGGGCATTGCCCCACCGATCATACCATCCACCACATAGAGCGGATCAGTTCCATTAATGGATCCAACGCCACGGATGCGGATAGCACCATTGGTTACCTGCACCCCGGGCACAGCACTCTGAAGGGTGGCAATTGTTCCTCCGGGTACTTTTACAAGATCTTTGGTATCAACAACAGCAATAGAAGACGTCAGATCGACCTTCTTCTGCTTACCGTATCCCACCACCACAACCTCATCTACCGCGATTTCTGAGGCCACAAGCGGGATATTGATTTCCGAAGAATTACCGATTACATATTCAACATGATTATACCCTACATTGGATACAATAATGATTTCGCCTGGATTGAGCTTGAGTACAAATTCGCCTTTCTCATTTGTTGATGTACTGAGAGTTTTGTCCTTCACTTTGATCGATGCCCCGATTATGGGTTTCCCTTGATCACTTACGATCTTTCCATGGATCACCTTTTCTTGAGCGGACAGTTGTCCAATGGACATTAACATGGAAGCCATTAACAACCACTTCACTTTCCTATTCCTTTCTTTAGGAAAACAAAAGAAAGAAGACACATAATTTCTGTTCATAATCTTATTTAAGATAAATGTCTTTTTGCCCCTAGAGGCGAGTACTTGGTTATTTATTTACACGAATTGGTTATTACTAGCATGCTGACTGTAGGCGCTAAAATATACAAGATGCATCGCTAAAAATTCATTATTCCCTTTATCCGATCATTCATAAGAATGAGCTAGCTATTCGCCAATTGGTTATTAAGCAAAGCTATAGGTTTCAAAAAAAATGACCTTGCAACAAATAATTAAAAGAAGGGTAAAAATGTCTAAAACCAGTAAATAACAGATTAATCCCGGGTTTCTTCAATGCAAGTTAGTCCCTCCGCCTAATTTGATCCACAGGAGACATAATCAATAACGCATCAATAGATGCAGGGTCATATTCACCAATAATTTTTGCCACAAATTAAAAGGCTGTATTTGACCTGAAAAATAGGAAAATAATAAATGTAAAAAAAACACTTAAAAATAATTTCGTAATTTATATCTTTGGAATACCAGTACATTAGCACATCATAACCAATAACCAAATCGCTGAATAACATTATTAGGCAGCTGATTAGATACCCTGATTTTAAAATGAAATTAAACAGCCGTTTTTCCCACACGATCCTTGCATTGTTCTTTTGTTCCTCTTTATTTGCACAGACATCCAAAGAGCTCAATTATTTCGATCTACAGGATGTCCGATTGTTACCAAGTCCCTTTTATCATGCCCAACAGCTTGATTTGCAGTATTTATTGGATATGGATCCCGATCGTCTCCTCGCTCCATTCTTAAGGGAAGCGGGATTAGCAGTCGTTAAAGAGTCATATACCAACTGGGAAAATACGGGTTTGGACGGTCATATTGGTGGTCATTATCTTTCCGCGCTTGCCAATATGTATTCCTCCACTGGAGATTTACGTATCAAAGAACGGCTTGATTATATGATTGTAAACCTGCAGCGCTGTCAGCAGGCAAATGGAAATGGCTATATCGGCGGTGTCCCCGGTGGTAAACGCATTTGGGAAGAAATTCATGCCGGAAATATCCAATCGAGTACGTTTAGCCTGAACGGAAAGTGGGTCCCGCTTTACAATATTCATAAAACCTATGCCGGATTACGGGACGTCTACTTGCTAACTGCTGATAAAAGCGCTAAAAATATGCTTATTGAGATGACTGATTGGGCTTGCAAATTGGTTTCTCAATTGTCTGATGCACAGGTGCAGGACATGTTGCGCAGTGAACACGGTGGACTCAATGAAAGTTTTGCCGATGTTGCCGCAATTACCCAAAACCCCAAATACCTGGAGCTTGCGCGTAAATTCTCCCATCAGTCTATCCTAGTTCCCTTAACAAAACATCAAGATAAATTAACGGGGCTACACGCCAATACGCAGATCCCAAAAGTCCTGGGTTTCGCCCGGATTGGGGAACTCTCCAAGGATGTGGAATGGACTGGCGCCGTACGCTACTTCTGGGATAATGTGGTATTACATAGATCCATTGCCATCGGCGGAAATAGCGTCAGTGAACATTTTAATCCAACAAACGATTTCTCAAAGATGGTTCAGAGCATCGAAGGGCCCGAAACCTGTAATACCTACAATATGCTGCGGCTCACAAAAATGCTGTACCGTACAGAACCACAGGCCAAGTACATTGATTTTTACGAAAGGGCATTATACAATCATATTTTGTCGAGCCAGCATCCCGAACATGGGGGGCTTGTATACTTTACGCAGATCCGTCCTGGACATTATCGCGTCTATTCGCAACCGCAGACGAGTATGTGGTGCTGTGTTGGGTCGGGCATGGAAAACCATGCCAAGTATGGCGAAATGATTTATGCGCATAAACAGGATGACTTGTACGTCAATCTCTTTGTTCCCTCCCAATTGCATTGGAAAGAAAAGGACATCGAGATTATTCAGGACAACAACTTTCCAAAGGAAGCGTATACCTCGCTGATCATTAATTCCAAAAGAAAACATGAATTTACACTTTATCTGCGCAGACCTAAATGGTTGAAAGATAATCCCAAAATTTCAATAAATGGAAAGCCTTATCCCGTTACGGAGTCCACGGAAACACATGTCATCATAAAACGAGTCTGGAAGCCCGGCGATCGCCTGCGTATGGAATTACCGATGGAAATCCAGACTGAACAGTTGCCTGACCAAAGCAACTATTACAGCATATCCTATGGGCCTGTTGTGCTCGCTGCACGTTCGGGAACAAGTGATCTCAAAGGACTAAAGGCCGACGATAGCCGGATGGGTCATATCGCATCCGGAAAACAGATCCCTTTGCGCGATATCCCTATCCTTGTCACTGATTCTAAAGCGATCCCGACACTTATTCACCCTATCTCCGACAGACCATTGCATTTTACACTCACAGGACTTCGTCAGGGCAAAGACACGGTAAACATGGAACTTGAACCTTTCTATGGTCTTCATGATAGTAGGTATATCCTGTATTGGCCACAAACAACTGCCAGCCAACTTCAACAGCTGCAGGATAAAATTGAAAGGGATGAACGCGAAAGCCTTGCCCTCACTGCAATCACGGTGGACAAGGTGATTGCGGGTGAACAACAGCCGGAATCGGATCATTTCTTTCGGGAAGAAAGTAGCAAGGCCGGGAGCACTGACGATACGCGTTGGCGTGAAACCAGCGGCTGGTTCAGTTACCAGCTAAAAAATACAGATGCTAGTGCACTATACCTGAAGTATATGACAGATACTGCGCTGCGGACCAGCGAAATCTGGATCAATGGAATCCTTGTTGAAACCCTAAAGAGCACTGATAGCAGTGCTGTTGTTAAAACCTCGCGCATAAAGCTTCCCAAAGGAAGTACTGCTATGTCGACAATAGAGGTAAAAATCAAGGGGACATCAACGTCCCCCAGTCATAAAATTTTAGAAATACGGACACTCCGCTCGGATGAATAGGCCCATCAGTTAACGCTATAGGATACCGTGGCGGCTTTCAGCCAGGGTGAGGTCAGCCGAATGGTAATCTGGTCCCCCGATTTGCCCGTTGATTGTACATAAACGATCATTTTGCCTTGATGGACCCGCTGTTTATTATCCGTATAATCACCCATATCGGCATTATTTCCGGCCTCCATACCCAATAAACGTGCATTTCCAGTAATATCGCAGGTAATTTCATCTTCCGAAAGAACCACGGGAATGCCCTTTTCATCGACAAGCTGCACCATTAGCTGCAGCAGACCGTCCGCTTTAATCGACGGATCCCCAACAAGTACCGCCTGAATGGATGCCGGCCGCTGGCTGGATTGAATCGCATGGCGGACAACTTCTTTTCCATTGCTGTCCAGCCCGATCACTTCCAGCCTACCAGTGGCATAAGGGATATCCCAAAAGATAATTCCTGTTTTTGCATCGTATTTTTTCTCTTCACCCACGGTCTGCCCATTCAGTGTTAGCCGGGCTGCAGCACTATTGGTATAGCAGACCACCCGGATCAGCTGATCGTCCTGATAATTCCAGATTGGCCAGGCATCCATCGAGGGTTTTTCGTTTTTTCGTTGTTGCTGCTCAGTTTCCGAAGCTGACCACACATCCGTCCTCGTGGTCGCTCCTGCCAATGGATAGGTTCCCAGATAAGCCATGGGTTTTTCTGCCCACAGAGATTGGCGAAAATATCCCCTGGGTTTGATAAAGCCAGCAAAATCAAGTAAGCCCGAATAAAAACCACGCGAAGGCCAACGGCCCGATTCGCCCAGATAGTCGATCCCCGTCCACAGGAACTGTCCAAATATATGCGCATTGTCGCGTACAGCCAGCCACGCTGGAAGATCATGCCGATTTTCACTACCAAATATGACACGCGTCGGGTAACGCTGGTGGTCTTCCTGATATCGGCTCTCCGTATAATTGTACCCCGCAATATCAAGCGCTCCGGGGTAGGCCGTTTCATTGGACATGGCTACACCTGCTAGCCCTGCCGTTACCGCCCTGCTGCGATCGTATTTTTTTACCACAGTCACGAGGCGTTTGGCAATATCGCCCAAACGCATGGCGTCCGGTGCATCTTTTTTATAACCCCCATAAGAGGCCTGGGTAAAACCACCTTCTTTTTTCTCGCCATTTAAAATCGGATGGGAATAGGGATCATTGGGATAATCTACTTCATTGCCTATGCTCCAGGCAAATATCGACAGGTGATTCCGGTCCCTTTGGACCATATCGGCCAAATCCCGCTCCCCCCACTCTTCAAAAAAATCGTACGCTCCTTCAAAACCAGGTACGCCGACGTTCCAGCCCTGTAGCCACTTTCGTTTCGGAAATTCCCATTCATCAAATGCTTCATCCATGACCAACAGACCAAGCTCATCACATAAATTATAAAGTGAGGTCGCCTGTGGGTTGTGGCTCGTACGCACGGCGTTAACACCCAGTGACTTTAGCGTGAGTAAGCGACGCTTCCACACTTCGGTATAGACCTCGGCACCGAGGACACCGGCATCGTGATGCAAGCAGACACCTTTCACTTTCATCCATTGGTTGTTTAAGGCAAAGCCTTTATCCGGATCAAAGGTAAAGGTCCTAAAACCGGTCTTTACTTCAGACTGATCTATCTGTTTACCTTTTTGCCAAAGCGTCGTCCGCAATGTATATTGTATAGGCTGCGTTAAGCTCCACAGCTTTGGATTTGATGCTGTCAATTTCAGGTCTAAGCGTGCTTTATCTGCAGCAGCGATAGTAAGCTGCCCGGATTTTTTCTCAATGAGCCTGCCTTCGGCATCGATGAGCTCCTGCTGCACGGTAACTGGGCTACGCAATGACGAACTGTTGACCACCGTAATTTCAGTATGGAGTACTCCTTTCCCACCCTTAAGTTCCGGATAGGCATATACCCCCCATTGATCCAGATGCACCTGATCGGCCTTGACGACCCAAACATCCCGATAGATGCCAGATCCAGTGTACCAGCGCGAATCCGCACTTTTGTTATGGTCGACCTTGACCGCAATGGTATTTTCCTTTCCGAATTCAATATACGGGCTGATGTCATAAGAAAATGATACGTAGCCATTGGGGCGCTTACCGACAGATTTTCCGTTGACAAAAACTTCACTGCGGTTGTAAACACCTTCAAAATAAAGAAAGATCTTCTTTCCTTGGTCTTCAGCAGGTATGGACAGTTGTTTTCGGTACCAGCCTATACCGCCGGGTAAATATCCGGTGGCGCTGGCCAGGCTTGGACTCAAGGGCTGCTTCACGCCCCAGTCATGGGGTAGCCTAACCGATTTCCAGGACTGCTCGTTTATTGCTGTTGCGCTTTGTGCTGCTCCTGCGGTTTCTAACTGGAACTGCCAGTCTGCGTTGATCCGCTGAGCGACACCAAAACCCGGCTGGGCGTAAACGGAGCTCAGCCCGATTAAAACTGATGCAGCAAGGATCGCTATATTTTTTATTATTATGCTCATGTTATGTAGTCGTTTAGGTTGATCTGATTGATATTAATGGGTTGGAATGACAGGTACGATCTGGCCATTTGCATCGAAATAAAGCCGATCCATGCATACTTCCCGATGGAAACCTGCTGCATCCCCCATCCTGATCCCATTTGGATAATTAAACCGATGATAGACAATATACCATTCGTCAGTTCCGGGCACCTGCAAGACCGAGTTATGACCAGTACCATAGATTCCTTTCGCCGGATCTTTTTGCAAGATCAGATTGTTCTCGGGCACCCGGATCGGACCATAGGGAGAGGTTGATGTCCCATAGCGAACCCGGTAATTCTCGCTGCGGGTATCATCTTCTGACCAGAGAAAATAGTATATTCCATTGCGAAAGATCACATATACCCCTTCACGAAATGTTTTGTCAGGCGTCAATACCTTCATTGTATTCTTTTTGATGGAGACCATATCCTTATTTAGTTCGGCAACGGCAAGGTAACCGTTCCCCCAATACAAATAACTTTTACCTGACTTGGGGTCATTGAACACCGCCGGATCGATCTCCTGCCCGCCAGTTACGCCGGGAGGTTTGAAATCGATCAACGGTGTGCCCGAGTCCTTGAATGGTCCCGTTGGCTGGTCCGCTACGGCGACACCGATTTTCTGCGCCGCCGTAAAATAGTAGTAATATTTATAGTCGCCTTTGACTTTTTTCTCGGTGATCGTTGGTGCCCATGCATGTCGTGGTCCCCAGGCAACCTCTTTTTTAAGATCTAGGATGACACCCTCATCCTTCCAATGGATAAGATCGGCCGAAGAAAAGGTCTTAAAATAGTGGCCGCCCCAGCCATCAAATCCATCACTTGTTGGATAGATATAATATCTTTTGGTTTTGTTGGCGTAAAGAATATCGGGATCTGCATAAAAGCCGTCCAGAATTGGGTTCTTTTTCAGCGCAAGCGGTATATCCTTGGGTTTGCCCCAATGAGACGTCAACTGGGTCAGCTCATCTCTGGAAAGGGGTATGATGGTTCCATGACGGGGATGAAAATCCATATCAATCTCTTGGTCGATCACTTTAAAACGATCGAGATCATCGGAAACACAGAATTGGTATTTTCCTTTACCATACACATCATACATCAGGATATATTGGTCCGACTGATTTCGCTTGAAAACACTTGATCCTTCCACGGCATCCTTTGTTTGCTGCTTATACCCAGGCTGTTCGATCCATTTTCCCGACGTCAGGGAATCGGTCATGGCAAGTTTGATTCCATTGCCGTGACCTTCCGTTTTGTAGAAGAGGTAAAACAGGCCATTCTTTTCGATAATATCGCCATCAATACAGGATTTACCGTTTTTAGGTACGAAGAGCACTTTTGGTTCCGTTTCAAAATCGGTAAAATCTTTATTCGCATAGGCATAATAGATGATGTCGGGACCGTTTCCATGCTGCATGGACCAATAGACCATATATTTTCCTGCCGCCGAATCAAAAATGGTCTGTGGCGCCCATACACGCTTCAGATCGTCCTGCCCAGTGAATCGCTGCTGGAAATCGATGGCCTGATGCGACCAGTGCAGCAGATCCTGCGATTTTAGCAGGACCATACCGCGATTGGAATCCCAGCCCTTGGAGGAGGTCATATCGGTCAGTACCATATAGAATGTCTTTCCATCCTCAGCACGGAGAATATGCGGATCCCTGACACCTCCGGTTTTACTGATGGTCTTCGAATCCAGTACAGGACGATTACCGTTCAACGCACGGTAGGTATAACCATCGGTGCTAATGGCAAAACAGACAGCTTCATCTGCCACAGCATTGCCCTTAAAATAAGCAAATAAATAACCGGCAAAATCCTTTTCGGTCGGCCCCTGCCTATATTCCTGCGCGTATGCCGATGCCACAATATTCATCAATAAAAATGCTATAACCGTAAATCGCATGTATAAAATAATTTAGTAAAGGTTGCTTGATCTGACAAAGATGCGCTGGTTCCGAAAAGGGTCCCAGCGCATCGAGTAAGTCTTTTTTTGATTAACTAACATTAATAACCGGGATTTTGTTCCAGTTGTCCGTTCGAGGACAAAATCTCTGCGCGCGGTATCGGGAGCCAATAATGTTTCTCTTCAAACCGGCGGCCCGATAATGCTTCTTTTCGCGTATAGGTAAGCCCATTATTTCCTTTTGTCACCGTTATTCCGGAGGCTGGCATATTCTCTGTTATGTTGGCGATTTTCCATCTTCTTACGTCATAAAAACGGTGTTCTTCGAAGGCCAGCTCTATCCGGCGTTCGTAGCGCAACAGTTTTCTAAATTCATCTTTCGATTGCCCAACAGGGATTTCAGGCATCTCTACAGAAGGTCTTGTCCGAACTAAATTTAATGCCTGTCTAGCTGTAAGACTACTACCTGCGGGTAGCATATCCGGACCATAGGCTTCATTAGCCGCCTCCGCAAAATTTAACAGGATCTCCGCATAACGAAAATAATTCCACGGTTGAAATCCCGCATTTCCCCAAGGATTTTCCAACGGATAGGCATCATTCATAAACTTGCGCAGATAATAACCGGTTTTCGATGTGTTCCAGTTATCCCTGCCCTCCCTGCTATCCTGTCCACCCGGTATAAATGTTTCAACCGCGCGTCCTCTGTACATCGAACCATTATGTAGGATTGTTGCATCAAAGCGTGGATCACGATTGACATAGGGATTATTGGGATCGTATCCTGAAGCAGTGTTTACAGTTCCATCCTCATTCAAGGGAGCTAGACCATTTTTCATCTGATAAGCGTCCACCAGATTCTGGTAAGGCGTATTTCCACCCCAACCCCCATAGCCGTTCGGTCCGTTTGCAATCTCTAAATGCACATGATTAGCATTTTTGGTATAATAACGGGCAAAGATAGTTTCCGGATTCCGGTCAGTCAAAAATAGGGACTGGTATCCGCCCGTATACAGGCTGTATTTATTTAGCGAAATCACCTCTTGTGCTGCCTGAGCCGCGGCAGCCCAGGTACCCACGTTATAGAGAGGGCTCGCTGCATACAGCAGTAGTCTTGATTTTAATGCCATTGCGGCAGCCTTGGTAGCCCGGCCGGTAACCCAGCTGTTGTCATTGTTATCCAGCGGCAGTTTTTCAATTGCTTCGTCCAATTCTCTTATCACATAATCCATTCCTTCCTGAATAGACTTCCGCTCAAAAAGGCTTGCAGTACTTAAGTCATCTTTCAAACCATACACGGTATCGCCCATCAAGACAACCCGGCCAAAGTTCCGAATGAGATCGTGATACCGAAATGCCCTGATAAACTGTAGCTCACCTTCAAGATGCCGTTTATGTGAAGAACTCATCTGAATAGCAGTCAGTACTTTTTTTGCATAATTACATTCACGGATACTGCGGTAGCTACGGGCCCAAAGTGATCCGGCGGCGCCTAAATTTTCAGGCGATAACTGCCCCCGGATAATGAGCCAAGTATTATCATCATTGGTATACATGGATTCATCAGACAGTGAAGACCAAAGGGCGTATTCAAATCCACGTCCAAACCCCGGATTAGTCCCGTCGGCCTCACTTGATATAATTTTTTCACCGATGTATCTGTTGATAATAAAAGCTTCCAATACAGCTGTATCTGTCTCAATTGCTTCTGTCGATATTCTGTCTGTCGCCGTAACATCCAATAGATTTTTGTTGCAGGCGGAGAAGACTGTCAGTCCCAAGCCCAAAGGCACAATATACTTAGTTATAAATTTCATTGCTTAAGTTCCTTTTTAGAATTTTAAATTTGCACCTACATTAATAATACGTTGCTGCGGATAGAATTGACCGCTACCGCTATTCCCTTCCGGATCATAATCCTTCACTTTTGTGATGGTTAATAGGTTAAATCCGTTCACATAAAACCGAAGTCCTCCCAGTTTCAATCTCGATAAGACCTCATTTGGCAATGTATACCCTATCTCGACATTTTTTAAACGTAAAAAGGAAGCATTATTCAACCAAAAGGTGCTATTATACAAGCCACCGCTCACAGCCGAAGAGGCGCGTTCAGGTACTTTCGGATAGTTTCCGTTCGGATTATTGACTTCATTAAATCGATTGTCGGCCCAGGTACTATAGAAGTTTCCTACTGTTCCGGATTCCGGAAGCACGTGCTGACTTACTTTAGCCTGCCCAGCAAAAAGAATGGAAATATCTACATTTTTATAAGCGGCATTCAGATTAAAGCCATACGTAATCTGGGGAATATTACCATATTTTGTCCGTATCATATCATCTGCCGTTATCTTACCATCTTGGTTATAGTCCTGATAAATCAAATCCCCGACCTGTGCTCCGGGTGCCTGTGGAACCCCAGCGAGATCCGCTTCGGTCCGGTTTAATCCAATGGCGTTATAGAGCAGATAGGTTCCCAGCGGTCTCGATGTCTGGCGCTGATAATCCAACGTACCGCTGGCCTCATCAATGAAGATAATTTTACTTTTGGCAAAGGTAAAATTACCGGATACTCCCCAGCTGAAATCGCCCGGTTTTTGATACGACAAAGTTCCTTCAAATCCTTCGCTATTCACCTTACCAATATTCTCCGAAGGGACCAGCGGTTTGGAGCTGTTTTCTTTGTATGGATTGACAATACCTGAAGTTGCCGGAATCGACGCATTCCTTTCCGTCAGAATATCCGATCTCTTTTGTTTGAAATAAATGGCCTCTATCGTAAAATTCTTGAGAAATTGTGCATTTAATCCTACATCTAGCTTCTTGGACACCTCCCAAGTAATCGCCGGATTTGCTAATTTTGCCAATTTAACATTGGGTTCTATCTGGCTTTTATCATTTAGAAGCGCGACCAGACCATTTCCTACCAACGTATAATTATCGTAGAATTGGAATCCGTCGACATTATCGTTACCAAGGGTACCATAAGAGGCGCGAAGTTTTAGATCATC
The window above is part of the Sphingobacterium sp. ML3W genome. Proteins encoded here:
- a CDS encoding TonB-dependent receptor; protein product: MNRNYVSSFFCFPKERNRKVKWLLMASMLMSIGQLSAQEKVIHGKIVSDQGKPIIGASIKVKDKTLSTSTNEKGEFVLKLNPGEIIIVSNVGYNHVEYVIGNSSEINIPLVASEIAVDEVVVVGYGKQKKVDLTSSIAVVDTKDLVKVPGGTIATLQSAVPGVQVTNGAIRIRGVGSINGTDPLYVVDGMIGGAMPDENNIASIQVLKDAASSAIYGARGANGVILVTTKRGKAGDVKLDYNAFAGIKNISHNVPLLNGQQLAELINEEMYNKDPSRKDYLAALSKPSAIGQGYNMMDELLQTGNYQRHNLSVSGGSQNANFRLSGIYATDKSIIIQDKNKHYGAQFISDFTKGKLKIGETLSLGYTRRNWSDKNIIDAQKWSSTLPLYDANSSTGFAGAGNGTDVQSALANAYLNKNVNDNFSVNGNAWATYEIIKGLVYKFNMGVDLSRVRNEGYIGNYSVGQYQNHSPDELNISSSQNNRWLFENTLTYENNFGKHAISALAGITSEESRYNAVNAGARGLPSPDVLILNSASLASSRLVGSGVGQSAMYSMLGRVNYNYDNRYLLTFNMRRDGSANFSNQYRYGNFPSVSAGWRISQESFMKAFPAISELKLRGSYGLLGNSDIAQYQYQRTVSFDHVWYYLNNVMVTGALPQTPSNPNVKWESQYSTDLGIDLELFDHKLALTVDYYNKKTEDMLINVPISFTAGYVNNFPVLNAGSIRNRGWDILASYKDRLGNFSYHIGANISFVKNRVLSLGNNNEILWGSISPGGENVTRTAVGRSIGEFWGYTTNGLYTSQTQLDADKAFAPHAALGDVRFNDRNGDKVLNDQDKDFLGSPIPDFSYGFNADVNYNSAIGIFDLSMMWQGSKGNDIYNNSRYWGEGMYHYYNNFASTLDRYRAEELVFKNPVSGETTVYPKNTDTNIPRAVLGDPNQNLRASNRFVEDGSYLRLKVVNIGYSFSSPRLERWKIDRLRFYVGAKNLLTFTKYSGYDPEVGSGDTRSNLSRGIDGQTPWGLSFPNSREYFMGIQFTF
- a CDS encoding glycoside hydrolase family 127 protein — translated: MKLNSRFSHTILALFFCSSLFAQTSKELNYFDLQDVRLLPSPFYHAQQLDLQYLLDMDPDRLLAPFLREAGLAVVKESYTNWENTGLDGHIGGHYLSALANMYSSTGDLRIKERLDYMIVNLQRCQQANGNGYIGGVPGGKRIWEEIHAGNIQSSTFSLNGKWVPLYNIHKTYAGLRDVYLLTADKSAKNMLIEMTDWACKLVSQLSDAQVQDMLRSEHGGLNESFADVAAITQNPKYLELARKFSHQSILVPLTKHQDKLTGLHANTQIPKVLGFARIGELSKDVEWTGAVRYFWDNVVLHRSIAIGGNSVSEHFNPTNDFSKMVQSIEGPETCNTYNMLRLTKMLYRTEPQAKYIDFYERALYNHILSSQHPEHGGLVYFTQIRPGHYRVYSQPQTSMWCCVGSGMENHAKYGEMIYAHKQDDLYVNLFVPSQLHWKEKDIEIIQDNNFPKEAYTSLIINSKRKHEFTLYLRRPKWLKDNPKISINGKPYPVTESTETHVIIKRVWKPGDRLRMELPMEIQTEQLPDQSNYYSISYGPVVLAARSGTSDLKGLKADDSRMGHIASGKQIPLRDIPILVTDSKAIPTLIHPISDRPLHFTLTGLRQGKDTVNMELEPFYGLHDSRYILYWPQTTASQLQQLQDKIERDERESLALTAITVDKVIAGEQQPESDHFFREESSKAGSTDDTRWRETSGWFSYQLKNTDASALYLKYMTDTALRTSEIWINGILVETLKSTDSSAVVKTSRIKLPKGSTAMSTIEVKIKGTSTSPSHKILEIRTLRSDE